DNA from Algisphaera agarilytica:
CGACGACCATCTCGTTGTACGCCAGCGACCCCGTGACGATCACCCAGGGCACGAGCAGTACCAACGCGCCGCCCACCGCCGCGCTTGACTCCGATACGTAACTCTTCAGCAGCGACGCCACCCCCGCCGCGGCCAACAGCGCAAACGAGGCGTGAAAGAGTTGGCAGAGGTAGACCGATCCGACCGGATCGCCGCCCCGCATGGTCATCAGCGACGCGTAGGCGGATTCCATCAGCCCGGGCAGGTAGGCGTAGACGTTGTGCTCGAGCTCGACCATCTTCGCCGCAGCGACCCACTCGCGGGGGATCTGCAGGTGGTAGCTGGTCACGTCGTAACCCATCGCTTCGACCTGCCACATCGTGCCCGGCGGGCAGCACGCCGCCACGATCAACATCGCCACACCCGGGATGCCGAGCAGCCACCAGGGCGAGAGCCAATGCATGCGCTGGGTATCGGCCAACTCATCCGCCTTGGATCGCTGGGCAATGACGACCTGCACCACAAGCAACGCCACCCCAACGACACACAACCCCCAAGAGATCGCCCCGGCGTAGCCGACCACATATCCCGCGAGGTATTGCAGCAACAGAAGCACCGCCATGCCCACGCCGACCTGCGCCACGCCGCGTTGCCGCAGCGCAAAGCCAAAGCCCGCGGCACCCAGCCACCACGCGGCGAGCAGGGGCAGCGATTCCAAGACGATGACCGCAAGCCCGATGAGCGAGGCGGTTGAATCCGGTGCCGGGGTGATGCCGCCCTGGTGCACCACCCAGATGCACGCCAAGAGCCACAGGAATCCGGCCGCCGCGATCACCGCCGGCCGGCGGGACGAAGCGCGACCAGACGCCTCGGCGGGCAACGGCGGATCGGCCTCACTCATCGTCCGCTTCCGTTGCTGGGGTCGGAGGGGAAGCCTCGCCCGATCCGGGCACGTCTTCGAGATCGAACAAACGACGCAGCGCCGCCGCGTAGAAGCTGATCGGGGCTTCCTCGTCCTTGTGCTTCTTGAGATCAAGCTGGCTCAGCGGCAGGTGCAGCACCTTGTTGATCAGGCGGTGGGTGTGCTCGTCGATCAGGCTCTCGAGCTTGTCGTACTCCCCCGCCTCGTGCAGGTTCTGCATCTTGCGTTGGGTGCGGGCGCGTTCCTGGTCGCCGATGTCCAGCAGCTTGTTGCGGAGTTGGCGGACCAGCACGCCCAGGTCCTGGTGCTGCGCCGCGCCGACGCAGCGCTCGGCCGCCTCGCGCACCATCGCCTCGCAGCGGTCGATCTTCTCCCGCCGACGCGGAACGTCCGCCAACGCGCGATTCAGGTCATCAATATTGTAGAGGTAGACGTTGGGCAGACTCCCCACCGCCGGCTCCACGTCGCGCGGCACCGCCAGGTCGATGAAGAACACCGGGCGGTTGCGTCGGCGTCGCAAGAGTTTCTTGAATCGCGACGCGGTGATCACCGGCTCGGGCGATGCGGTACCGGTCAGGATGATGTCAGCCTCGACGAGGATTTCGTCGAGATCGCCCCACGGCCGGGCTCCGCCGGGGTGTTCGGCTCCGCCCTCCGAGCCGAGCCCGAGGGTCTTGGCGAGTTGGAGACCCGCCGCGGGCGAGCGGTTCACCACCCAGGTCTTGCCGGGCGACTTGCCGAGCATGCGTTGGAGCGTGGCCTTGGTGATTTCGCCAGCGCCCAGGCCCGCGACGGTCTTGTCGGAGAACGATTCGAAGAGGTTGCCCGCGAATTCGACCGCCATCGAGCTGACCGATTGCTGCAGGCCCGCGACGCCGCTCTGCTGGTGGGCCTGCTTCACGTCACGCAGGGCGCTTTGGAACACACGGTTGAGCGCGGGGCCGACGGTGCCGGCGTTCTGCGCGGCCTCGTAGGCCCGGCGGACCTGGCCGATGACTTGCGTCTCTCCGACGGCCATGGCGTCGAGTCCTGCGGTCACGCGGAACAGGTGGTGCACCGCGGGCTGCTGCTCGCGGTGGATCGACGACGCGGTGATCGTGTCCAGCGCCGTGCCGGTTTGGTCGGCGAGGAATTGCCGGAGCGAATCGATGGTCGGCTCGGAGTGGCTCGGCCGGGCGACGTACATTTCGGTGCGGTTGCAGGTGGACAGCAACACACACTCGCCGCCCGCGCCGTCGCCGTAGGACGCACGGAACGCATCGAGCACCGACGGCAGGCGGTCGGCGTTGATCGCCAAGGCCTCGCGGAGCTCGACCGGCGCGGTGCGGTGATTGATGCCCAGCAGCAGGAGTCGCATCAGGCGGGCCCTCCCGTCACGATGCCGTAGACCACCAGCAGCAGCACGAAGCCGCCGATGGCCAGCCACGCCGCACGCCGCCCGCGGAAGACGCTGGCGTAGCGCACGTTCATGACCACCGCATAGACCAGCCACGCGGCGAAGGCGAACAACACCTTGGGTGAGTACCACCAGCCGGGGCCGAGCACTTCGCCTTCGGTGCGGAGGATGACCACACCCGAGACCAGGCCGACGGTCAACAGCCCGAAGCCCAGCGACGCGGCTTGGGTGATCAGGCGTTCGAGCGATTCGAGGCTGGCCAGCCGTAGCAAGCCGCGGGGGTTGCGTTTGAGTTTGAGCTGTCGTTGGACGAACAGGTACATCACGCCCGCCATGGCCGCGACGGCGCAGCCCAGCGTGCCGAGGTAGACCCCGGCGAGGTGGACGCCGGTCCAGACCGGGCTGAGCGAGTTGAGGTTGAACGGCCGATACGTCCACGCCGAGGCGCAGATCGCCCAGGCGAGGATCAGCGTGAGCATGGGCAGGATGAACACCGCCATCCCGCCGAGGCGCGGCCGGCTCTGGATGTAGAGCCCGACGATCGCCATGAGCGAGGCGATCAACAGCAGGCCGTCGACGTGGGCCGTCAGCGGGTTCCATCCCTCGCCGATCTGCTGCCAGCGGTACACGAGCAGCCCCGCGGAGACGAGCGCAATCACCGCCACGATGGCGTTCATCAGCGCTTTGCTGGGGCGGCGCGAGTCCGGGGCCGGTTCGTTGTCGGCCGAAGGCGGTGACAGGGCCAGGCCCATGGTCGTCCGCAGTCGGACAATCGCCAGCACCGAGGCCCCCGCCGCGAGCAGGGTCAGGATGACCAGGATGGTGTTGGTGAGGGTCTGGATCATGGTGTTCAGTCGTCGGCACGGCCCTCGGCGACGGCTTGCAGCCGGGCCCGCAACGCGGAGACGCCCTGATGCTTGAGGGTCTGCATGGCCGTGTCGTCGGCGAGTTGGCGTAGCCGGCGGGCTCGCTCCGAATCATCGGGAACCGAGCTCTGGATTTTAGCACGCCACGGCCGGGCCTCGGTGAGGAGCGTGATCCAGTCGTCGTCGAGCGCCTCGAGCAACTCGGCCCGGATCGCCTTGGCCGCGGCGGCGGAGGTCTGCCCCGTGTCCACCGCCAGGGTCAGCGGGCCGCGGCGGTCGTGGGCCATCACCGTCAGATCGCCCGCCCCGGCGTTGTCGGCCCGGTTGATCAATACGCCCGCTTCTGCCGCCTCGTCGGCCACCCGCTGGTTCACGGCCGGGTTGTCCGTCGCGATCACCACGAGAAACGCCCCGTCCAGATCCCCCGCCTCGTAGCCGCGCTCGGCCCTCTCGATGAGCAGTTCGTCGAGCTTCGGGTCCATGGCCGGGGCCACCACCACGACCTGGGCCCCGCACGCCACCAGCGACGCGGCCCGACGTGCCGCGACCGCCCCGCCGCCCACGACAACGCAGCGCTGCCCCCGCAGGCGGAGCATCACCGGGAGGCAGGGCAAAACATCTTGGGCGGAACCGTCGCGCATCGGGACAGTGTAAAGCGCAGACGCGGCGCACGAAAAGCGGCGGGCCCTGCGCTCAGGGCCCGCCGCAAACGGGGGTTCTTCATGTCGTGGTTGGCGTTAGCCTTGCTCGACCATCTTCGGGTCGACCTTGAACTTGCAGACCAGACCCTGGAGGCGTTCGGCCCGCTCGGAGAGCTGCTGGGCGGCGACCGCGGCCTGGCGGGTGCCGTCGTTCGACTCCTGGATGACGCTGGCGATGTTCTCGACGTTGCGGGCGACCTCTTCGCTGGTGGCCGACTGCTCTTCGGTGGCGGCGGCGATCGATTGGATCATGCCAGCCACTTCACGGGCGTTGCTGACGATCTGGGTCAGGCTGCGACCGGCGTCTGTGGCCTTGGCCACGCCCGACTCGACCTGTTGGCTGCCGGTGTTCATACGTTCCACCGCGCTGGTGGTTTCGGACTGGATCGCCTGGATCGAGGCACCGATCTCTTCGGTCGCCTGGGTGGTCCGGTCGGCGAGCTTGCGGACCTCGTCGGCGACGACGGCGAAACCTCGGCCGTGCTCGCCGGCTCGTGCCGCTTCGATCGCGGCGTTGAGGGCCAGCAGGTTGGTCTGATCGGCGATGTCGTTGATGACCTCGATGATCTCGCCGATCTGTTCACCGCGTTTGCCCAGCTCGGCAACGCTCTTGGAAGAGGCGTCCACCGCTTCGCGGATGGCGTTGATCTCATTGATGGTCTGGTCGACGACCTCGCCGCCTTCAGACGCGGCCTGGCCGGACTGCTCGGCGTTGTTGGACGCTTCGGCGGATTTGCGGGCGACTTCGATGACCGAGGCGGACATCTCTTCGACCGCGGCGCTGATCTGGGTGACCTGCGAGGACTGCTCGTTCATGCCGGTGGAGATCTGCTCGCTGGTCGCGGCGATCTCGGTGGCGGCGGCAGCGACTTCCGAAACCGTGCAGTTCACCTCGTTGATGATCTTGGAGATGCTTTGGGCCATCTCGTTGAAGTTGCGGCCCAGGTCGCCGACCTCGTCGTTGCTTCGGATATCGACGCGGGCGGTCAGGTCGCCGTCGGCGATGCGTTGGACGGCCTCGGCGGTGCGGGACAGGGGCGGGCAGATCGTGCGACGCAGGAACCAGGCGATGCCGATCGCCGCGATCACGGTCAGCAGCGAGAGCGAGATCATCATGGTCTGCACGAAGTTCGATCGGGTGATCAGGCTGTCGATGTGCGCCTCTGCCGTCTCGGTGGATTGGTGAGCGATCTCACCGATCAGGCCATCAGCCTTGATCGCCAACGGGGTCACGGTGCCGCCGCAGATGTACTGGGCGATATTCCAATCGTCAGCCGACCGGGTCTCGATGACCTTGCCGGCAACGGCGAGGAATTCGTTGCGGTGGCTGATGTAGGCATCGAAGTCGGCACGCTGCGCCGGGGTGAACAGGTGCACGTCTTTCTTGAGCTTCTCGACCGAGCGGGCACACGCGGCGATCTCGCCGTTGAGCACGCTCAGTTGCTCTTCGTTGCCGTCGATCAGGTACTGGGTCAGGGCCGCGGTCACCTTGAGCAGGTGGGCCTCGGCGTTGCCGACGTGGTGGACCATGAGCTTGCGCTCGGCGGTCGTGGGCTCGAGGTCTTCGGCGTCCATGATGGCTTCGAGGTGCTTCTGCATCTTCTTGCCGTAGGGCAGGGCCTCGTCTTCGAAGAGCACGGTCGCCGGGGTGTTTTCGCGCTCGTGAGCGATGGCGACGATCTTGGCCTGGCTGGCCGCGAAGTCTTTGAGGGTGGTTTGGAGCTCGGCCATGGTTTGAATGGCGTGCTCGTCTCCGGCCTCGGTGACGAGGTGGATGAGTTCTTCGGTCTCGGCGTCAATCTGCTTCCAGATGTCCGCCCGCTCGGTTTTGAGCTCTTCGAGGCCCAGGATGATGTAGCCGCGGTGGGCCGAGAGGGCTGCATGGATGTGGCCGCGCAGCTCGAGGGCTTTGACCTCGGTGGGGATATCGCGGTTGACCAGGGTGTCCTGCTCGTGAGCGACGCGACGCACCTGGGTATATGTGATCCCGGAAACCACGATCAGCAACGCCACGATAATGGCAAAGCCCGCGTTCAATTTCTGCCCAACGGTCAAACGGATATTCTTCAATTTCATCGTTTCGGTTTCCTGAATCTTCAAAACGTTGGCACCGTGCCGGCGTCAATTCTTGGATATGAGCGATCCTCCATCGCTTCATGGACTTGTATCGATACTCTGGCCGGGCTCGACCAATCGACCGGATCCATCGATAAGTCAGAATTCGGACGTAACCCTCAAACAGCCGCGGACGGTGTGGACGTTTTCCAATGCTTCTACAAGCTAGACACGAAAATTATGGCGCCTGTTGCCGAAAAATGAGTTGGTTTTGGATGTTTTTCAGCCCTAGGAAGAACCTGTAAATCCAGGACCTGTCAAACGTTGCAATCCCTACGAGTGTTAACGCCGCCCGGCCACGCAATCGGCGCCTCCCTAAGGTTCACCTAATATGATCCATTGATGGCTGACCTTTGGGCCGATCAACACGCAACTAACCTCAAGGCGGCCGAGCCGTTGGCGGTGCGGATGCGCCCCCGCACCCTCGACGAGTTTGCCGGGCAGCAGCACTTTCTCGGACCCGGCATGCTGCTGCGGCGTATGCTCGAAGCCGACCGCATCACGTCGGTGCTTTTCTACGGCCCGCCCGGCACCGGCAAGACCACCCTCGCCGAGCTCATCGCCCAACACACCCAGGC
Protein-coding regions in this window:
- the hemA gene encoding glutamyl-tRNA reductase, whose amino-acid sequence is MRLLLLGINHRTAPVELREALAINADRLPSVLDAFRASYGDGAGGECVLLSTCNRTEMYVARPSHSEPTIDSLRQFLADQTGTALDTITASSIHREQQPAVHHLFRVTAGLDAMAVGETQVIGQVRRAYEAAQNAGTVGPALNRVFQSALRDVKQAHQQSGVAGLQQSVSSMAVEFAGNLFESFSDKTVAGLGAGEITKATLQRMLGKSPGKTWVVNRSPAAGLQLAKTLGLGSEGGAEHPGGARPWGDLDEILVEADIILTGTASPEPVITASRFKKLLRRRRNRPVFFIDLAVPRDVEPAVGSLPNVYLYNIDDLNRALADVPRRREKIDRCEAMVREAAERCVGAAQHQDLGVLVRQLRNKLLDIGDQERARTQRKMQNLHEAGEYDKLESLIDEHTHRLINKVLHLPLSQLDLKKHKDEEAPISFYAAALRRLFDLEDVPGSGEASPPTPATEADDE
- a CDS encoding methyl-accepting chemotaxis protein, producing MKLKNIRLTVGQKLNAGFAIIVALLIVVSGITYTQVRRVAHEQDTLVNRDIPTEVKALELRGHIHAALSAHRGYIILGLEELKTERADIWKQIDAETEELIHLVTEAGDEHAIQTMAELQTTLKDFAASQAKIVAIAHERENTPATVLFEDEALPYGKKMQKHLEAIMDAEDLEPTTAERKLMVHHVGNAEAHLLKVTAALTQYLIDGNEEQLSVLNGEIAACARSVEKLKKDVHLFTPAQRADFDAYISHRNEFLAVAGKVIETRSADDWNIAQYICGGTVTPLAIKADGLIGEIAHQSTETAEAHIDSLITRSNFVQTMMISLSLLTVIAAIGIAWFLRRTICPPLSRTAEAVQRIADGDLTARVDIRSNDEVGDLGRNFNEMAQSISKIINEVNCTVSEVAAAATEIAATSEQISTGMNEQSSQVTQISAAVEEMSASVIEVARKSAEASNNAEQSGQAASEGGEVVDQTINEINAIREAVDASSKSVAELGKRGEQIGEIIEVINDIADQTNLLALNAAIEAARAGEHGRGFAVVADEVRKLADRTTQATEEIGASIQAIQSETTSAVERMNTGSQQVESGVAKATDAGRSLTQIVSNAREVAGMIQSIAAATEEQSATSEEVARNVENIASVIQESNDGTRQAAVAAQQLSERAERLQGLVCKFKVDPKMVEQG
- a CDS encoding precorrin-2 dehydrogenase/sirohydrochlorin ferrochelatase family protein, producing the protein MRDGSAQDVLPCLPVMLRLRGQRCVVVGGGAVAARRAASLVACGAQVVVVAPAMDPKLDELLIERAERGYEAGDLDGAFLVVIATDNPAVNQRVADEAAEAGVLINRADNAGAGDLTVMAHDRRGPLTLAVDTGQTSAAAAKAIRAELLEALDDDWITLLTEARPWRAKIQSSVPDDSERARRLRQLADDTAMQTLKHQGVSALRARLQAVAEGRADD
- the ccsA gene encoding cytochrome c biogenesis protein CcsA, with translation MIQTLTNTILVILTLLAAGASVLAIVRLRTTMGLALSPPSADNEPAPDSRRPSKALMNAIVAVIALVSAGLLVYRWQQIGEGWNPLTAHVDGLLLIASLMAIVGLYIQSRPRLGGMAVFILPMLTLILAWAICASAWTYRPFNLNSLSPVWTGVHLAGVYLGTLGCAVAAMAGVMYLFVQRQLKLKRNPRGLLRLASLESLERLITQAASLGFGLLTVGLVSGVVILRTEGEVLGPGWWYSPKVLFAFAAWLVYAVVMNVRYASVFRGRRAAWLAIGGFVLLLVVYGIVTGGPA